The Vairimorpha necatrix chromosome 11, complete sequence genome window below encodes:
- a CDS encoding PSP1 domain-containing protein encodes MKQYDNWSSPFFNSLWSDTNETFDKPQEDWRIVGTNPFKRRSKSVSDVVVQNTFKPSDIFYIIEFRSKRLDLAYFNPSQAYEINSYVIIEADRGEDCGMILGTTSKIEFDKLLLKHENIINEISVKQIYRQATKEDLEVFSHKKMLEEQALSLCMSKVIEKGLRMVIVDCEYQWDLKKIIFYYNSKDRIDFRELVNELWKIYEKRIWMCSIEKSKNKLLRELI; translated from the coding sequence ATGAAGCAATACGACAATTGGTCTTCTCCATTTTTCAATAGTCTTTGGTCAGACACCAATGAAACATTTGATAAGCCTCAAGAAGACTGGCGGATTGTAGGAACAAATCCTTTCAAAAGGAGGTCTAAAAGTGTAAGCGACGTAGTAGTTCAGAATACTTTCAAGCCTTCTGATATATTCTACATTATAGAATTTAGAAGTAAAAGACTTGATCTTGCGTATTTTAATCCTTCCCAGGCTTATGAAATTAACTCATATGTTATTATAGAAGCTGACCGGGGAGAAGATTGCGGGATGATTTTGGGCACTACAAGTAAAATAGAATTTGATAAGTTGTTACTTAAacatgaaaatattataaatgaaattagTGTAAAACAGATTTATAGACAGGCGACTAAAGAAGATTTAGAAGTTTTTAGCCATAAGAAAATGCTAGAAGAACAAGCTTTAAGCTTGTGTATGAGTAAAGTTATAGAGAAAGGATTAAGGATGGTGATTGTAGACTGTGAATACCAGTgggatttaaaaaagataatattttattataatagtAAAGACAGAATAGATTTTAGAGAGTTGGTCAATGAATTATGGAAAATATATGAGAAGAGAATTTGGATGTGCAGTATAGAAAAAAGCAAAAATAAGTTACTAAGGGAattaatatag